The genomic segment TTTCATATTCAATGGTCATTTTTTCTGGATTCACATCCATCAATGTAGAAGCATCTTTTGAAAAATCAGCTGGCAATGTCATTACCATATAATACTCACGGTTTTTCAAACCTTCTTGAGCTTCTTCTTGAGACACAAAATGCCAATCTAATGCATCATTTTCTTTTAGTTTATCGACAACGTCTGAGCCTATATCCAATTTCTTTCCTTGATAGTCTACAGAGTGATCTAGATTAACAACTGCTACAGATAATTTATCCGTATTTCCGTAAGGATCCCAGTTAGATTTTAAAAAACCTCCCGCATACATTATGGGGATAAACAATATTACAATACAAGAAATGAGCAGCATCTTATTAGATACCAATTTCTTCCATTCATTCTTTAACATTTCCATCTTATCTGTACATCCCTTTCAATTTAACGCTTCCTATTTTTCATTCCAATCAATAGCAGGTAATTCAGTTCTACCGATCGTTGACCAGATCAGTTGATCTAATGTTTGTTGTTTAAGAAAACTTGTATATTGATTATCTGCTTCTTCAAAAACCATTGTTAACATTTTTTCTCCATTACTAGCCGTTTCTCCAAGATCTGAGAACACTTGATTGATCATTCCTGAATTCGGATAAGTAACAATTTCACCTTCTAATGCTTCAACAATTTCCAACAAATTTATTTTTTCGGGTTGTTTAGCTAATCTAAAGCCACCGCTACTTCCAGG from the Carnobacterium inhibens subsp. inhibens DSM 13024 genome contains:
- a CDS encoding Rrf2 family transcriptional regulator; this translates as MKLTKGLEQAICILAMLSTQDNQIPITSRVLNSRLNGTSHSYIRKIIRKLVVSGLATSIPGSSGGFRLAKQPEKINLLEIVEALEGEIVTYPNSGMINQVFSDLGETASNGEKMLTMVFEEADNQYTSFLKQQTLDQLIWSTIGRTELPAIDWNEK